In the Leptospira selangorensis genome, one interval contains:
- a CDS encoding response regulator translates to MSVRTRPKIFLIDDHPIVRSGLESEIKASGDYEYCGSASSIKEGTKMMSFTRPDLLICDVSLQDENGIKELDSIRKKFPEMKIVFLTMHRDWSYLQEAISAGADGYILKSDSMESIMASIKKVLNRGKVFPGEIANFSYDEKHIRDIAEIVKKLTKREGQILNFLSKGKLNREIAEELKLSVRTVEAHRASIFKKLEVDNMVELTRILVQLKSLDTN, encoded by the coding sequence ATGTCCGTCCGAACCCGTCCCAAAATATTCTTAATAGACGATCACCCCATCGTTCGCTCCGGATTAGAATCAGAGATCAAGGCTTCCGGAGATTATGAATATTGTGGCTCCGCTTCTTCTATAAAAGAAGGCACCAAAATGATGAGCTTCACCCGGCCTGACCTGTTGATCTGCGATGTTTCTCTCCAAGACGAAAATGGGATCAAAGAGTTAGATTCCATTCGTAAAAAATTCCCGGAGATGAAGATCGTATTTTTGACAATGCATAGGGATTGGTCCTATTTACAAGAAGCTATTTCCGCCGGTGCGGACGGTTATATTCTAAAAAGTGATTCTATGGAATCGATTATGGCCTCCATTAAGAAAGTATTAAATAGAGGCAAGGTGTTTCCCGGAGAGATCGCAAACTTCAGTTATGACGAAAAACATATTAGAGATATCGCCGAAATCGTCAAAAAGCTCACCAAAAGAGAAGGCCAGATCTTGAACTTTCTATCCAAGGGAAAATTGAATAGAGAGATCGCAGAAGAATTAAAACTAAGTGTCAGAACGGTTGAGGCTCATAGGGCATCCATTTTCAAAAAGTTAGAAGTGGATAATATGGTAGAATTGACCAGGATCTTAGTTCAACTCAAGTCTTTAGATACGAATTAA
- a CDS encoding sensor histidine kinase: MRFGKTTCFALLISSFLFHCGLIGSGLEHSSAKNGILDLSKHSFQDGKIIPLDGEWEFYWEEFISPGDFSGPKYKSQKKIVTVPSVWTESFSKDPGIAGHGYATYRLKLKLRERRQTLALKIPDLGTSYILYANGKKVASVGTVGKSKSESIAKYELKISLTPDSENLELVFHVSNFQNRWGGVWNSIQLGELENVLQDVRKRRDLEWALVLIAATMSFYNVFFYFFRRNESAHLLFAFHCFLIMIRSLTNGDSRLAYEFLQGISWELPNRLEYISVYASGPTLYAFLYRYCKTDFWRRFGQYFCVPYYLAVIIVLFFPNTYYTLTLLPIALYMPLVTMPIWLILLSIGLKRRIEGGVILFAGYIVISLCTLNDIMFFLGFWKSMYLIQYGEVALILAYSILISKIFSEAFRRSDTLGIKMKSLVFSTREIMQSYSYDKAADTALKIFHENGKEQTVYVYLEEPNSSVWKRYSISSQGDLETVEVYKYDVKDLLGLEPSSLAEPVVRNNRLIVSAQDEQLYKLIFDLPFEGYSDDSQVDWVRGIADALAFSVRNIARQDREKLAIIGELSAEIVHDLGHPIAMIRQNLKNLGSQKGKSKTGLLFQAEKEVDALTNLTLDILDFSKNRIILDLRNVDIKTYFKEIFEDLATFFQSTEMKLVSKINAKGNIHLDPLRIRRLIFNLAKNAAEATDEKGTFSIRIEKEENVVYLIFEDDGEGFSKDMEKYIFDSGFGSKKPYGTGLGLSIIRKIVSAHGGEILVSSEEGRGTRFTILLRS; this comes from the coding sequence GTGAGATTCGGAAAAACAACCTGCTTTGCCCTCCTAATCTCTTCTTTTCTTTTTCATTGCGGTCTTATCGGATCGGGCCTGGAACATTCTTCTGCGAAGAATGGAATTCTGGATTTAAGTAAACATTCTTTTCAAGACGGTAAGATCATTCCATTAGATGGAGAATGGGAATTTTATTGGGAAGAATTTATTTCTCCCGGTGACTTCTCAGGTCCGAAATATAAATCCCAAAAAAAAATCGTAACTGTTCCTTCTGTTTGGACGGAAAGTTTTTCTAAAGATCCCGGTATTGCAGGCCATGGTTACGCTACTTATCGGCTTAAATTAAAATTGAGAGAAAGAAGGCAGACCTTAGCTCTCAAGATCCCGGACCTGGGAACTTCTTATATACTTTATGCGAACGGAAAGAAAGTAGCAAGTGTTGGAACTGTAGGAAAATCCAAATCTGAATCTATAGCAAAGTATGAATTAAAAATTTCTCTAACTCCTGATTCGGAAAATCTGGAGTTGGTATTTCATGTTTCTAATTTTCAAAACAGATGGGGAGGAGTTTGGAATTCCATTCAGTTGGGAGAATTGGAAAATGTTTTGCAGGATGTGAGGAAACGGCGGGACCTAGAGTGGGCTTTGGTGCTCATCGCGGCCACAATGTCTTTTTATAATGTATTCTTTTATTTTTTTAGAAGGAACGAATCCGCTCACTTATTATTCGCATTTCATTGTTTTTTGATCATGATCCGTTCTTTGACAAATGGTGATTCAAGGCTTGCGTATGAATTTCTACAGGGGATTTCATGGGAGCTACCGAACCGTTTGGAATATATCAGTGTATATGCTTCCGGGCCGACTTTGTATGCTTTTTTATATAGATATTGTAAGACAGATTTTTGGAGAAGGTTCGGCCAATACTTTTGTGTTCCTTACTATTTAGCGGTTATTATCGTATTATTTTTTCCGAATACATACTATACACTTACACTTCTTCCAATCGCATTATATATGCCTTTAGTCACGATGCCTATTTGGCTGATTCTTCTTTCGATAGGTCTGAAAAGAAGAATTGAGGGGGGTGTCATTCTATTTGCGGGCTATATAGTGATTAGCTTATGTACTTTAAATGATATCATGTTCTTTTTAGGATTTTGGAAGAGTATGTATTTGATCCAATATGGAGAAGTTGCGCTGATCCTCGCATATTCGATTTTGATCTCTAAAATTTTTTCAGAAGCATTCAGACGTTCGGACACATTGGGAATCAAAATGAAATCTTTGGTCTTCTCTACAAGAGAGATTATGCAATCTTATTCTTATGATAAGGCCGCGGATACTGCTCTGAAAATTTTTCATGAAAACGGAAAAGAACAAACGGTCTATGTGTATTTAGAAGAACCGAATTCTTCCGTTTGGAAAAGGTACTCTATTTCTTCCCAGGGCGATTTGGAAACCGTAGAAGTTTATAAGTATGATGTGAAGGATCTTCTGGGTTTGGAGCCTTCTTCACTTGCCGAACCGGTGGTTCGAAATAATAGACTGATCGTTTCTGCCCAAGATGAGCAGCTTTACAAATTGATCTTCGATCTTCCTTTTGAAGGTTATTCGGATGATTCTCAAGTAGATTGGGTAAGAGGGATCGCTGATGCACTTGCGTTTTCAGTACGTAATATCGCAAGGCAAGATAGGGAGAAACTTGCTATCATAGGAGAACTTTCGGCGGAGATAGTTCATGATCTAGGACATCCGATCGCGATGATCCGTCAAAATTTAAAAAATTTAGGATCTCAAAAAGGTAAATCTAAGACTGGTCTTCTTTTTCAAGCGGAGAAGGAAGTGGATGCACTTACAAATCTTACCTTAGATATATTAGATTTTTCTAAAAATAGAATCATCTTGGATTTACGTAATGTGGATATAAAAACCTATTTTAAGGAAATTTTCGAGGATTTGGCGACCTTCTTTCAATCTACAGAGATGAAACTGGTCTCTAAAATAAATGCAAAAGGAAATATTCATCTGGATCCACTTCGCATCCGTAGGTTGATCTTTAATTTGGCGAAAAATGCCGCGGAAGCTACTGATGAAAAAGGTACCTTTTCTATCCGGATCGAAAAAGAGGAGAATGTCGTTTATCTGATCTTTGAGGATGATGGAGAAGGTTTTAGTAAGGATATGGAAAAATATATTTTCGATTCAGGTTTCGGAAGTAAAAAACCTTACGGGACAGGGCTTGGACTTTCTATCATTCGTAAAATTGTATCCGCTCACGGAGGAGAGATACTTGTTTCTTCGGAAGAAGGTAGGGGAACTAGATTTACGATACTTCTTCGTTCTTAA
- a CDS encoding PQQ-dependent sugar dehydrogenase, producing MKLSFYRSFLIPAISLILFTISCDDIRRLLVANVDDMAKYKAEGKESGLAAVFNQNDEKRKKIKIGLTTIGKGFEQPVDLLMIPGPDIFLVAEKTGALKWLDPKDGSSGILLKLDGISTDSEQGLLGVVLHPEFPEKPLLYLNYVAKKNGETSRVSEWTIDLPKDPKKAKLSKERILMEVKQPYGNHNAGQLAFGKDGMLYIAWGDGGWMGDPKGNGQNPSTFLGSVLRVDVNSKDPGKEYSVPKDNPFLKDPAFKPETFAYGFRNPWRYSFDPSGRLIIADVGQDLFEEVDIVEAGKNYGWNKMEATHCFEPKTDCDKKGLTDPIYEYGREDGSSITGGYVVTNDRISDLQGKYVFGDFVSGRIWAIDLPKDGNPVKEAYSLGKWPVLISSFGKDARGSVYIADFGAGQILRIDPGK from the coding sequence ATGAAACTTTCCTTCTATAGATCCTTTCTAATTCCGGCGATTTCCCTAATACTATTCACCATCTCTTGTGACGATATACGACGTCTACTGGTGGCCAATGTAGATGATATGGCAAAATACAAAGCGGAAGGAAAAGAATCCGGCTTGGCCGCGGTCTTCAATCAAAACGATGAAAAAAGAAAGAAGATCAAGATCGGCCTTACTACGATAGGAAAAGGATTCGAACAACCTGTAGATCTACTTATGATCCCCGGGCCAGATATCTTCTTGGTCGCGGAAAAAACAGGGGCCTTAAAATGGTTGGATCCAAAAGACGGAAGTTCAGGTATATTACTAAAACTTGATGGTATTTCTACGGACTCAGAACAAGGGCTTTTGGGAGTAGTGCTACATCCTGAATTCCCGGAAAAACCTCTTCTTTATTTGAACTATGTTGCAAAGAAGAATGGAGAAACAAGCAGAGTTTCCGAATGGACCATAGATCTTCCTAAAGATCCTAAAAAGGCAAAACTTTCCAAAGAAAGGATATTAATGGAAGTCAAACAACCTTATGGAAATCATAACGCAGGACAATTGGCCTTCGGAAAAGACGGCATGTTGTATATCGCTTGGGGAGACGGAGGATGGATGGGAGATCCGAAAGGTAACGGACAAAATCCTTCCACATTCTTAGGGTCTGTTTTAAGAGTGGACGTAAACTCAAAAGATCCAGGCAAAGAATATTCAGTTCCAAAAGATAATCCTTTCTTAAAAGATCCTGCATTCAAACCAGAAACATTCGCCTATGGTTTTAGAAATCCATGGAGATATTCTTTCGATCCTTCCGGAAGATTGATTATCGCAGATGTAGGCCAAGATCTATTCGAAGAAGTTGATATAGTAGAAGCAGGAAAAAATTACGGCTGGAACAAAATGGAAGCAACTCATTGTTTCGAGCCTAAAACAGATTGTGATAAAAAAGGATTAACAGATCCGATTTACGAATATGGTAGAGAAGATGGAAGTTCAATCACAGGTGGGTATGTGGTCACTAATGATAGAATCTCAGACTTGCAAGGCAAGTATGTATTCGGAGATTTCGTATCGGGAAGGATCTGGGCAATCGACCTTCCTAAAGACGGAAATCCTGTAAAGGAAGCATACTCACTCGGGAAATGGCCTGTATTAATTTCTAGTTTTGGAAAAGATGCAAGAGGTTCCGTTTATATTGCAGATTTCGGAGCAGGACAGATCCTAAGGATAGATCCGGGTAAATAA